The genomic window tctcaccatcaGTGATGTGAGAACTGATCACACTGGACTCTATTCACTGAAGATCAGCAGCAACAATAAACCCTCATACAAGAAATTCAACGTGACTGTCTATGGTGAGTATTTCAAATTCAATATAGACCTACTGACTCTTAGAAAATAACCTCATATCCATAAAATCccattctttttgtttttatttctgtctgAGATTTGTTTTGCCCGAGTGTGAAATTTAAGCAAACGTCTTCTGTTTTTCAGCTCGTCTGCCTGTTCCTGTCATCAGCAGTTCTTCATCATCAGAAAGATCATCAAGAttaaaatgtgttgtgttgtgttcagtgatgaatgtgtcACATGATGTGAGCgtctcctggtacaaaggaaagagtttattgtccagcatcagtgtgtctgatctcaacatcagcAGCATCTCTCTTCATCTGGAGTGTCTGGATGATTCTTACACATGTGTGCTGAACAATCCCATCACAAACCAGACTCAACATCTCAACACTGATGTCTGTCACACGTGTTCAGGTACATCAGCTGTGATATTATTCTTCACTCTTCTGATCTGTGGTGTAATACTGTTTAAGGGTATAGGTTTAGTCACATTAGGCAATGACACAATGAAATTTAGCAGATGAAGGTTTATTGTTTAGGAAGTCGGAATTGAGTACAATTTGTGTTCACGTTGAAACGTACATTTCAATGGGAAAGAGCTTAACAAATAGGATATTACATTAGGTGTTACCAGCGTCCTATAGGGCTGCTGTAAAAGGAAAGATTGGAATTGAATATCTGTCGTTTGTGTTTCTCTTTACCCTTACAGATTCTCCTGCCATGCGGGgctttgtaaatacatttatagttctttctgttttctgtttgaTCTTCGTGATCATCATCGGTGTCTGCATACACAACAGAAGAGGTGATAAAGACACGTCTTACCATCATCTTACAACAAATCACCATCAAGGTCCTGCTCATATTCCCTGATGACTCAGTCATAAACGAGGAAATAATGTTACCACACCCCTTTTTTAGAACATCCTATAACTTATTCAAAAAATGAACACTTGGACTTACTGTACATCGACGTGATAAAACCTGacgaaaataacagaaaacatctTTGGAAAGAAATATTTGAAGTGTAATTGGATTTCATAGTTTGGCTCCTGtcccatttgtttacatggagaGGGCGGGGTTTATGGCCTGTACTGCAGGCAGCCACCGGGGGGCGATCAAAGAGCTCTTAGCTTCACTTTTCAGCACGTGTGAGGCACCCCTGactggaaaaataaataaatatatatttcaatgctctgattttaaattataattaatttgAGACCCCCTTTTGGGCCATTGCCcccagttgagaaccactgctttagaggGTTTTACAAAGGTTAGGGCTGAAGGTCTGGAACtggcccaagaggccatatgactgacaggtaaagtaaccaatcacgtttcgttttgtgttTAGAGGCATGTAAATGTCCCCACATTAACAGACTGGTGGACATTcatgaacgtgtcaaaagttaacagcaacaacaatgattataagtttatgccgtgaacctcgcacacttttaagaattaagcgtttagtcgttcgtgatgaattcttattgcaaccgatgtaaacacgacagcttacttcttagatcagacggcttcatGTTGTTTCCATGTGGACCGTtgaagaacgcgacacgcatgtctcccggaaatcctgtgaaattcagccaatcagatgacgacttccaacgtgctgaagtgtttacaTAAAAGTGTGTCTtgtgcatcagacgtttagccaacggtccgtgagcgtgacgtctgaggctgagactagggctagaagggatacagctgcATCCAAATCTCATGagattttaaatgtagatgtaGGGTTGGGGGTAGGATTAAGATGAAAACAGTGGCGAGATTTTGCGAGATTTGGGGCCGTAGCGGTAACACTTCTAGCTACAACCTTTGACAAACGCAGCTTCTTTTACTGAAATGGCTGTTGGTGAGCAATCGTATCAGATTTTTAGAATTCTGGTTGATTGTGAAATCTGGTAGCAGCATACACATAGTGAGtatcttgacagattctcttatttaaaatagcTCATACTTAAAGATTGGAAACTCAGACCTTGGGGGGGGAGGGGGGGAATTGTGGATGTCTTGACAGTacttatgttttattaattgtGCCTGTGTCACACATATAGTTAACATATAGATGTGATTGTATTATGTTGCATCACACATCAAAATGTCACAGGCGGTGGTCACACAGACGGTAACTTACGCTGAGATCTAGGGTAAGAATGTAGAAGGTTGGTACAAGAACATCACGCCAGAAGAACCAGGCTACACAACCACCTTCAATAAACTTTTTTCCCCAAGCACCTGGTCTTGCGTTCTTCATTTAAGCATTCTAGTACATTGGCGAACCACCTAATGATGttcaaaaaaagtcaaacacaTCACTAATGATAAATTCACTCTTTTATTTGTCAGTCAATAAGTTTTAGTAATGTGCCTATAAACATATGATGAGTGGAACAAAATAAACTTACTTAGAAAACCAACTTCACACACAAACCAAACACACATTGACAGGCGAGCTCTTAGGAATCAACTGTTTGTTCACTAGACAGATCAGACCGCATGTGTGATGAGTAAAAATAAGACCACAACAACGTTCATTCTGAATGAATGCTGTTATGTCACATTCATCCTATCTGATAAGAACACATCATACTTAATTTTCTACTTTGATGGTagaaaaaacagactttatTAAAACGCTGTCGGACATATAATTGAAATaggtgttttaaaaatgttgtcttcATATTTTGACAGTTTAATCAAACCTGAGgggaaataaaagcaaatattgtacaaatatatgtatatagtgTACATGAAAAAACTaactttacattattttaaagccacaatatggaagaattttgttatgaaatatccaaaaatcactttcacagtgtgatatatttcatgcagttgtgtacttacattatcccaaatgttcccaagaatgtgcaaatccagagaaattcttGTTTAAAATAacggcccgtcccttgtctcccttgtatttgtcgcatatcagtgagttaatatccgctgctctgcactaccctcagtttccggttatagacactacggcaacacgcacatgcggaagtggttatacagcatctgttgttctgttattatggatcacgattactctttggagAGTAAAGGAAACACAAAGAagcgtaaacgtaggccaaatgaggcaagcaggcttatggacaaatgaagaaataaaagaaggattaatatcggcgtggcgttttctaaatggagagagcttcatgaccaacttggactcgacagagactccgctctcgcatgtgttttaatagacaggtaagcactttttttattgtacacgaaatactcatgcacagattatttgaacagttatgaatgcagttaccctatgaaatacagcatatgtcgcacaaaaatatgtcgccaataacgttacttttaaatgctgtgggttcgtaccaatttactttttaaacgacaactgtatgactgtttgaaacaggtaaaactgtgtagaaTTACGccaccaaatcaattgacaaagtccaataaaCAGCTttgattaactttttttttatcCACTTCAAATGTTGACTACTTTATAATAATCGTGACTGTATTTGACATCTCAACTCACCAGAGACGGTAACATTGAAAAAGAAGCGGAGTAGTTGTGTGTATCTGATGATGTCTAGTTGATAAAGTCCAGTTTGTTgagttgtgatgtttgtgatgatgagagatccagtctgagCATCTATCTCTACATGATTCTTCAATCTctcattaataaatgatgttaTATTAGCTTCTATGTAAAATTCAGCTATAATCTAATCTGAACTCTGAACACCAAACATCCACTCGATCACATCATGTGTGTGTAGTTCAGTATCAGTGTGTAGAGTCACagaatgtccctccatcactgacactgacttcacttcatcaccaaacacacctgaacaacacaaacacacctgaacaacacaaacacacctgaacaacacaaacacacctgaacaacacaaacacacctgaacaacacaaacattactGACATTAAAGTGTTAAAGAGTTTATTAAACAACTAAATCCCATTTGTCACAAAGCAAGGTTTTATAAAGGCTGGAAAAACACATAGACATGAATAAGCGAAAACAAAATAATCCTTGCAATTATGAAAAGATattataaaagaaacaaaaaatgagaaacacaattgaacatgctgcaatgcatcttgggaactttcaaactcaaTTGCAATATTGTTTGCAATATTGTTCAGAATACTCTGTTTTGTAAGTTGAGCAAACTTTCTGACGCATTTTGGCCAAAAACGTGAGAATctaagtccagtcaacaaaatcatctttattagaaacatgtttaggctaattttgtttagtatatgcaaaacaatgtttgttttgcatAAACTATATGTTTGACATCAAGGCAAACACAAGAACATGACAAAATCTAAATATCCTAAGATAGAAtcaaatgtgacatttttatcACTTGTTATTTATTGTTCAGTGACAGCACTATGTATTTCTCTTGACAGGTATGAAATTCTGATTTTCTCATTCTACATTTTCTAATGGGTTAGACCTTCGCCATGCCGCTGGACTCCGCCATTGGGCCAACGGGTGGTTATGCGGGTGGTTTCTCTCAATCACCCCGACCTTACAAATGCAATAGATTTCAGTATAACTGTGCGTTCACAACGCCAGAGACAAAGCGACACGATTCCATTTATTTCAATGAAGAGCTGGCGATTTCCGGCGACACGAGCGACAGTGACCGTTGCCGACAGAAACtgggcgtgtctagcgacgcGGCAAAGTTGAGtattgctcaactttatgcaaatgatgagcgactttcagAAGCAACTACCAATAGGAGTGAAGCAgtggagctcacgtcatccgtctcCCATCAGTAACTgcagtttgtttataaatgttactataGCAACCAAAGGAACGCTTCTTACCACCTCGTAGCAAGAGACTAGCGACACCTAGCGACAGAGTTAGATTTAAGAAACTGTTACAGGAATATAATTACACAAATGAGGCATTAGTTGACATACACTATGAAGTTGACATACTGCTGTAACATGTCATGAGTTTTCCATTATTATATCCTGTAACCCTGTAAGAATTTGTTTGACCTGTGACACTtcttttttatgatttatttattgagtTTTCAACACAATTATAGAGAAAACTGATATACAAACATCAGAAAGGAGAAAAAAAACGactgaaaaaacaacattaaacacacCCCTAATCTAAAAattcagtgcagtttacataaGAAGACCTGTGGCACCTctgtacgttttttttttaaactttaaaacaactttgttGGATTTCTCCATAAATGAGTTTTGAGCTGATCTGTTTGGGCCTGTGTCACATTTATTctacatgacaaaaacataaatatatcaatAGATCTGTCTCGTGTATGCtcgcctaaaatccacggattgcgcacctgcagatcttaGAGGAATTATGTGGATTTgagcgcttgtcgttgacaagttataacgttacacacacaacgtgagagctagtttgctgtgacagatttttcagcctaagctcgaatgatttgagacgtttgaaacgaaactaacctgcagtgttcgcccctgttcattagcaaaacaaacagcttgccgcagctgaacatattaatgcACATAATGTAAGTTtgtgcaccagtgcaaccagtggggaaaatgagtctagagccctgcagaTCAGAATGTAACCTGACAACTccagatttattttgtttcttgtgTGACACTTGTTGAAACACATTTAACTGTTTCGTGCATGTTTAGATTCCTTCACAGGTTAATTATCGTTCTGTTAATGTTTATGCtgtcctgtggctcagtggttagagcaggtgctagcaacgccaaggtcgtgggttggatcccagcggactgcatatagtcagaaacaaatgtataatacaatgctttggataaaagcgtctgccaaatgcgtatgTAATTACTGCTTGCAACATCAATCAAAAAATTATAGAATTTTTAAGAATAGTTTTGAGTGAATGGTTCTTTTGTAAAAGGGTAATGTTTAGTTAATATGTTCACTTTGTTAGAACAGTTTTTTCCACTGGTCTCTTCCTAGTTTGCCTGTCAGATATAGGCCTATTCAAATGGCATTATGGCACCAGAACATTCAAATGTAATTTGGATAATATATGCAGAAGCAGAAAAACAAGTCCTTGAATGGTGCCCGTGGTTTAGCAATGAACAAGCTTCGTGACCTCCAGGGAATTTTGTAACTGGGAAACCAGTATATCTTAATCTTGTATGAAAACCGAacaaaacttaaattaaacagaCCGCATGTGACCTTAGATCAAAACCCCAATCAAAGCCTTTTTATTGGAAGTGTTCAGATGGGGAAGGGACAGTGAGTGTTTGCATAAGGTGTGTGGAGAGAatactttcattttcatttctgctGAAACACAATTCAGCTATTACTATCTACTGACGCAGCTGTCTGGACCATCGGTCTCATCAGACCAAACCAAACAGAATCATCTGCTATGACTTAAAcatcacaaaagaagaattaCATTACAACAACCATTTTCACGTCAGTCTTCAGGGTTTGTTCTGAAGATAACACCATGGGTCCCAGCTTGATTTTCCTCTGTCTGTCCCTTCTGATCGCCAGTGGTAAATTGAACTcgttaaaggttttttttgctTTCACAGTTGCTCATATGGCagtaggaatttatagtctgttatatttgacctgtgcttctctctcctttatcctaaatgtgtgctctcactgagcgtgtgtgtgtgtgtgtgcgtgtcagtgtgtgtgtgtctatgtctatgtgtgtgtgtgtgtgtgcgtgttgtgtgtgtggagtgttttgtatgtgtgtatgtctgtcttctgtgttttcaccttttcttgtttctgcaggtacaactttaattattttgcttatagtcaatgtgtctcatgtacagctgctttgtaacaatgaaaattgtaaaagcgctacataaataaataaaaataaaaataaattgcttTGAAATGTCAAAGCGTTGGTTAATAGCACAAAATCTACCTATGTGATGTCATGATTAATAAAAGTGCCagttaaacacaacacaacacaatgagAACTTTGAATAGCCTTGTGTGTAATAATCTGTCATGCCGGTTTATCCATTGTTTTTTAAAGTCTCAGGGTGTGGCTTGTTATTTCAAAATAGGAGTGAAATCCCATCTAATGCTGTTtaatgctgccttcacatgCTCTCAGAATGATGTAAAAATGACACATGAACACCCTCTGACACCATGTTTACCACTGGAGGGTTTCATTTGAATATCCGAATTCCCCATGGGCCGGCCTTAAACTTTAAACATGACGGATGGGAGTTGATTTCTGCTGTTTTTACCACCACAGCTTCATAGCCTGGTCTCGTTATTATTACTCCTGTTGGTCTAATATGTGGATTATagtgtttaaatacatttttctgagACACACGCCTTCATTCTCTCTGACAACAAAGCACCTGAACACAACCAGCTCAGAATCATGACTTCAGAATTATTACATTTCAGAGAGCATGTGAAGACAGCAGAAATAATGACATGACATGCAGAACTGAAGGAATGTTCAAgtttaaattttatttgtttaataactGTTGTTTGAATAGACAAAACATCATTGCTTGCTTATAGGCTCTGTGTTCCTACATGTTCTGCTAACAGTAATATTATAATCAAAAAGATTATAGTCCATCACTTACAGTAAATATCAAAATATGGTGTAacaatttgttattttgtcaacATGAATTTACAAATTCTGAGGAATTCAGCAGTGATGTCTACcttttaaagtatttatttgcGACAATCCCATTTACTGTACTCTCAAGTGAATCTTGTGCTATATATATTGCTATATTATTAACTCTTAAATGACtggaattttaatatttaactgCTTAAATTACATCTCCCTCCAAATTatgcttttgaaataaaaaaaattttgcTAGCAAAAAATAATGTCCCTACTTTTTATGTATGAACAGTAATGGTTAAGATAGTGCTTTATTAGTGTGATAAAAGATGAAAGATATTTGTACAGCCTTGTGATTTTAGTGTTAAccattgtaaccattgtggtgTTACATATAATAGctcattttaatgttatttttgtgcactgaatatctgtgtgtgtttgtgttgttcaggtgtgtttggtgatgaagtgaagtcagtgcCAGTGACTGAGGGACATTCTGTTACTCTACACACTGACGTCATCAAACACAAAGATGATGTGATAAGGTGGTATTATGGgtctgaaaacacatttgttgCCAGAATCAATGGAAAGGCCAGCAGCACCATGTTGTCAGATGATGAGATGTTCAGAGACAGAGTGAAGATGAACGatcagactggagatctcaccatcacacacatcacatctcaacACTCTGGACTTTATACACTGAAGATCAGCAGCAACAATAAAGTCTCATACAAGAGGTTCAATGTTACTGTTCATAGTGAGTAATTCTGCTTCAATCTACTTTCTAAGGTGTTCAAGTGTACAAATCATATTTCAAATGTGAGAGTGTGTAGTGAGAAACATGTTTTGCAGTGCTTTATATTTCTCATGTGTGCAGGTATAAAGAAATGAGCTTTGATTTATTGCAGCACAGGTTATCCACTGCTGGAAGTCTGTCAGGAAAAATAATCGGTTGCGTATTGAGACTGTGTTTTATCCACAGAATGTCACTATCATTAATCAGTGTgaatctgtttgtgtttgtgtcttcACGTGTGTTTACAggtgaagtgaagtcagtgcCAGTGAGGGAAGGACATTCTGTTATTCTCTACACTCATGTTCTTGAAGAGAGAGATCTGATAGAGTGGCATTATGGACCTGACAACACACTTGTTGCAACAATCGATGGAAAGGCCAATAGCTTCATGTTCTCTGATGATGAGAGATTCAGAGGCAGAGTGAAGATGGATGATCAGACCGGAGCTCTCATGATCAATGACACCAGATCTCATCACTCTGGACTTTATAAGATCAGCATCAATAACAGAGTCTACAAGAGGTTCAATGTTACCGTCAGTGGTGAGTatttatgatgttttattaacaaagttcgggtgTCACGGTCGTGAgggaagaagaacccaaatgcaggcaggcagtgaaggggttaatgaacaagactttaataacaaaaagacacaaaacaaaacaccctcgatggggaaaacagaactgagaggtaaatccacaaaaatagacttcccacgagggggcaaaacgaaagcaagaacaaaacaaaacaaaacaaaacacgacacaacgtccagGGGCAGGAAAAGGATATCCAAAAGCAAACAAGACTAGGTAAATACTCACACGAGACACGTTCAGCAATACATACACAGACCGCACATCAAACGtagtacaatacacgagcacaggacaaagaaacatgagggcatttataggtaagacaaacgaaggataacgagcgaaggcaggtgtggaacataagacaggcagggaggcaatacatgaaacgagaggggcggggccaatgacaagacactggagagaacgcatattatgttaagatagacaataatatgattctctccacataaaacctaagggctctgtcccgatcctgccacatgactagaaattcataaacaagaaggtaggaccgtgacatcGGGAGGAGCATGTGCAGATAATTAATCCGGCTGGCTTCAATCACAGTAATCACCTAACCAGCACTACAAATACCAAAGCAGTCTTACCTTCAGTCTCTCAATTATCTCTCGACATCCCTCCTCCACACCGACTCCTcaagcacgccaaatacgcttACCAGCCGTCTCACTTTATTATCAGCtaaggtgaactcgtgaaatgCTTCAATATACGTTCTGTGTGTACAAGTCATATTTCAAATGTGAGAGTGTGTAGTGAGCAATGTTGGTGtttaagttactctgaaaaagtaattaattactagttactaattacatattcaatagtgtcattagattactgtacaaattactctctccaaaaagtatttagttacttattactaatgactttctatatcctacatcaaccttgattagttgagagattcaaggataggcatgataggcttatttaattcattgaaataaatcatataaaactacataaagtactcttattaaagcggcagtccgtaggattggcctctttgtcgccatctcagtttgtaattgctactgcaggtgatgtgcaGAGGTATGTCTTtacgtgagttgtgattcgctactgctcaactgcgcggatgagtctgatgttttgagtcgttgagtcactgtacatcagtagcgcacaataaacacagataacatggaagatgatataacacgaaacaaataagaacataaacagacacaaatagcgcaaatggaggctgtgttgaagtgtgttgatattatttcgggtgcgggtcattttgttatttctcatggaaacgtcttggttacggatgtaacctcagttccctgaaggagggaacgagacgttgtttcgagccgacagatggggttcgctcttgagaacctatcaatttcttactagtttagaaaaggccaatgaaattggagaatgaaatttgcatgccggactccgcccccggatatccggttataaaagggagacggcgtgctgcattcattcacctcttggtctgaggagcctgagcatccctcgaccgctgcggcgggcggccagcattgtggcaagaaggacacaacgtctcgttccctccatcagggaactgaggttacatccgtaaccaagacattccctttctgtcggtctctcgacgttgtgtcgagctgacagatggggttcctatggaaaacgccacagcgctgtgccgcgtcacaatctctagcagagcgacgctgactggcctgggtgagtcagacgtgagcgctagcgcgaaattgtaaccgtccagtggagaggtagggggtcccagagcttttgaagaaaaggtgggacgCCTCTGCCaacggccgtcacgggcggaggccttgattctctaacagcaagaagccgcccggcaccgtaagggccactgggtaagcattattcccccttgGGGGAAAAAcgtacagagaccactacctaccgtagggaggaattagtggagacaccacatggtctcaccatcaggggagaactcatgagaaaatgtgcagactgaaggagttaaccgcaaggtggaagtccacctaaggaggtcatgggttgtcgaggtgggaaccattcatgaggatacatcagacggaaccacccacAGGGGGgtggggttaccacgtctggagcactaggtccggttagagctatgtggtagataactcaactgttccccggcctaagggggcagagctgctctgcccagcctgcccccaggaaagtgcttagtgatggatggaatgcctgttctttacccagtggggaaagaagggaggcataaatagccgctgatccccctagaggaagggggaagggctttcgcaggcgtacgccctaccggctgccggtcctacatgttgccctgcaggacgtgGGCTGACACcagttccacgcgtaggttgtagaacgggcgtagcccaacccgcagctctgcagatgtctgccagagaggcgccctgagccagtgcccatgaggagtgtgcctcactcctaattgggaggggcgatcttgagattggtatgccgtagcgacggcatccacgatccagtgtgccAGCCTTTGTTTGGAGACAGTCCTCccgcctctgtttggagacagtcctccccttctgctgacctccaaaacagacaaagagctgctcagagcttctgaagctctgcgtgcggtccaagtagaggtgca from Triplophysa rosa linkage group LG25, Trosa_1v2, whole genome shotgun sequence includes these protein-coding regions:
- the LOC130549057 gene encoding SLAM family member 9-like, encoding MRIIIFLGLFSLIVNGVGFGDPDEVKSVSVTEGHSVTLHTDVVKQRDEKIVWTYGPEDTIVAKIIGKANSFKLSEDERFRGRVNLNNQTGDLTISDVRTDHTGLYSLKISSNNKPSYKKFNVTVYARLPVPVISSSSSSERSSRLKCVVLCSVMNVSHDVSVSWYKGKSLLSSISVSDLNISSISLHLECLDDSYTCVLNNPITNQTQHLNTDVCHTCSDSPAMRGFVNTFIVLSVFCLIFVIIIGVCIHNRRGDKDTSYHHLTTNHHQGPAHIP
- the LOC130549043 gene encoding uncharacterized protein LOC130549043, producing the protein MGPSLIFLCLSLLIASGVFGDEVKSVPVTEGHSVTLHTDVIKHKDDVIRWYYGSENTFVARINGKASSTMLSDDEMFRDRVKMNDQTGDLTITHITSQHSGLYTLKISSNNKVSYKRFNVTVHSEVKSVPVREGHSVILYTHVLEERDLIEWHYGPDNTLVATIDGKANSFMFSDDERFRGRVKMDDQTGALMINDTRSHHSGLYKISINNRVYKRFNVTVSGEVPVREGHSFILYTHVLKERDLIKWHYGPDNTLVATIDGKANSFMFSDDERFRGRVKMDDQTGALMIHDIRSHHSGLYKISINKVLYKTFKVTIRDSRVLWLCVIPVVGLLLLICVFMLTKRFYTNFTGSDRWLKHQLQHHV